ATGGAATATATACTGGCGGTGTAGTCAAAACTGGGAAAATTAATTAAATGTTGGCTCATCTAACAACTGCACTGTGACACCAAATCCTGCTTTAAGATTTAAAATTAGTACCTAATTGGACACTGATAATTTTCCATTCTTCCTGTCAGATAAGAGTTGGTCAAAATTATGCTAATGTGTAATGATCATAAAATTAGGTTCACTAAATAGTATTTGATGACTCATTGTCTTTTTTTATTTGTAACAGGAAATAAGTAGACCAAATTCGCCATCTGAAGGAGAGAGTTCTGACAGCCGCAGTGTTAATGATGAAGGAAGCAGTGATCCAAAGGATATTGATCAAGACAATCGCAGCACGTCACCAAGTATACCGAGCCCAAGGGACAATGAGAGTGATTCTGATTCCTCTGCACAGCAACAAGTATTACAGCCTCCTCAGCCTCCAGTACATCAGAATCCATGTGCCTCTCTGCCATTAGCACCACTGGAACCACCACAGATGCCCCCTCCGGCATCATCCTGTGCTGTATCAGTTTCTCAACAATTGTCTCCAGTTTCACAGCCTCGAAGTCAGACACCCCCTCATTCACTGATGCAGCCTGCACCACAGCTTCATCCCCAGAGACTAACATCACCGCACCCTCCGATTCAGCAGCAGTTGCAACCTCAGTCACAACCTCTTCCCCAGACACAGCCTCAGCTTCACACTCAGGTGCAACCATTGCCTCATTCTCTGCAAGCTCAGTCGCACATACAGCATCAACTGCAAGGTCCGCCATTCTCAATCAATCCTCAGCCTCCACAGCCTCAGATACAGCCGCCTTCTGCGCAGGGGCCAACTACAACGCACTCTCAGCAACACACTCCTACGCAAGTCCAAGCACagccaccaccacctcctcaagtACAACCACAGTCACAACCTCCAAGAGAGCAGCCTTTGCCACCTGCTCCTGTGACTATGCCTCATATTAAGCCACCCCCCACAACACCAATTACTCCTGTTTCTAACCCACAGTCTCACAAACCACCAAACCACCTTGCAGGACCACCTCCCTTCCCACAAATGCCTTCAAATTTGCCACCCCCTCCAGCTTTAAAGCCATTAAGCTCACTTTCCAcccatcacactccctctgtTCATCCACCTCCGTTGCAGTTAATGCCTCAAACTCAACAGATTCAGCCTCCTTCTGCTCAACCCCCAGTGTTAACTCAAGCTCAGAGCCTTCCAGTGACTGCAACTCATCCTCAAGCAGTACCGCACCCAGTTCCTTCGCAGCTGCCATATGCCCATCATTCTTTCATCCCATCAGGGGCTCCTGCCATCGCTTCTTCATCAGCATCTACCACATCAAGTGTTGCACCCATCTCTACCATTCAGCCTACAGCTTCCATTGTTACATCTATGTGTTCTGCTGGGAGCATCACTAATACTCCGCCTGCCACAGTGACGAGCATTCAGATTAAAGAGGAAATGCAGGATGAACCAGACGATCCAGACAGTCCTCCTCCATCTCCAAACAGGAGTCCATCTCCAGAACCAACTATTGTTAGCGCACCTAGCCATGCCAGTCAGTCAGCCAGGTATTTTTTATTGTATTCTATAGTGCTGTTAGTTTTAGAAGATAAACGCAGTGAGCATTTCTTTTTGCTTTCACTTAATTATTCTGAAAGCTGTAATAATTGAAAATGTATGTTGCATCCTGCAGAATAGAATAAGTGAAAAATACTCGATGGTTTTGTTTTAAAGATGCTTCCATTTCTCTGTTTGTCGTTTGTGTTTTTATTTAGGTTCATCAAACATTTGGATCGAGGTTACAATTCCTGTGCACGATCAGACTTGTACTTTGTGCCACTGCAAGGATCAAAACTCGCCAAGAAACGGGAAGAAGTAATCGAAAAGGCTAGGCGAGAAGCTGAGCAGAAGGCCAGAgaagagaaggagaaggagaaggaaaaagaaaaggagagggaaCGCGAACGGGAACGTGAGAGGGAAGCTGAAAGAGCAGCGGTAGGTGCTCCTCTTCAGAGCAGCTTAGTTGTTCCTTCTATGAATATCAGGAAGTCACTCATAAATCAGTTTGAGAATTCGGGACAAACCAGTTTATGTAGGAAGGGAACACAATGTGGAACTCTGCCACAGGAGGTATTTGAGATAAAATGCTTAGATATGTTGGTGGAGAAGGTCCGCCCCTTCTCAGCCCAGCATCTTTTCATCCCATCAGGGGCTCCTACCATTGCCTCTTCATCAGCATCTACCACATCAAGTGTTGTACTTATCTCCACCATTCAGCCTACAGCTTCCATTGTTACATCTGTCTGTTCTGCTGAGAACATCACAAAGTACTTAAAGATTACATGGGTGAGTTTAGTGAAGAGGTTTATGTGGAGTATAAACATCAGCAAAGACCAGTTGGACTAAATGGCGTGTTTCATGCTGTACTGTGGTAGCATCACTGGTGGTGTAAGATAATTACACTTTTGCAGTTAAACTCCTGTTAAATGTTGAGTAGATTTTCAGAAGCTGCAGGCAGTTTCCAGAAGAGGATGGAACATAGCAGGTGATTCGCCCCTGGGACAATCCTGCATTTTCTACCAAAACTGCCTTGGCAAAGGCATAGcaacagattgtcagtctgtcCTGCTCATTTACCTAAGAAAAGGTTGGCAGGTGAATCTAACGAAAGGCAAGAGAGCCAGTATTATAAAAAGGACAGAGGCAGAAACTCAGATGCATAACTGTTCACACTGGCTGCCCACATTATCTATTTATGCTGCACCAATTTATTATGTCAGTGCATAAGCCAGGAAATCACATACAGTTGCATTCTATAAGCTGACTTCCTCCCACCCCCTTAAAAAACTGATAAAAGATTATATGTAGTAAACCTATTCCAGtatataatttggagatgccagtgttggactggggtgtacaaaattaaaaatcacgcaacaccaggttatagtcaaacaggtttaattggaagcacactagcttttggagcgttgctccttcatcaatcacctgatgaaggagcgtcgctccgaaagctagtgtgcttccagttaaacctgttggactataacctggtgttgcgtgatttttaactttattccaGTACAGTTACTTTCATTTTAAAGAATGCCTCTTCAACATGTTGCAAAATTCTAAACTGCTTGCCAGAAGTCTGTATATATGTGCAGCTGGTTTTCAGACTATTAAAGTCAGTCTAGAAATAATAAAGAATACTATCAATAACACTCTGATCTCTATCATCCTAAATAATAAGTCTAACATTGGTGTTAATTGGAAGTGAATTTTAAACCTGCGTGAAGAAGCAGAAAAAATGTCAAAATAGGCAAGAGGAAACAAATCAATAAGCTAGGCCATGGAAAGAGAGTTAATAGTATATAAAACCTGAAAACCATTAGAGCAGATTGCACTGTCTGACCAGCTGTACATTTCCagcacattttgtttttatttcagaatccCAGGATTGCGATTTGTTTTCCCCCCTCCATATTATAATTTATTCCCGTTCCTTTTGCAGAAAGCTTCAAGCTCCTCCCATGAGGGACGCATGGCAGAATCTCAACTTGTTGGGCCAGCTCATTTAAGGCCTTCATTTGAACCACCGCCCACTACCATCGCAGCTGTCCCTCCATACATTGGACCAGATACTCCAGCACTACGGACTCTCAGTGAATATGCAAGACCGCATGTCATGTCTCCAACCAATCGTAACCATCCATTCTTTGTTCCATTAAATGCCTCTGATCCAATCCTGGCTTACCATATGCCAAGCCTCTATAGCGCTGACCCTGCAATGAGAGAACGTGAGCTACGTGAAAGAGAGATTCGGGAGAGAGAGATTCGTGAAAGGGAGTTCCGTGAAAGGATGAAGCCAGGCTTTGAGGTTAAGCCACCTGAACTGGACGGTCTTCACCCAGCTGCTAATCCTATGGATCCATTTGCTAGGCATGGTGCATTAACAATCCAACCAGCAGCTGGAGCTCATCCATTCCCTCCTTTCCACCATGGATTGAATCCTCTAGAAAGAGAAAGACTTGCACTTGCAGGCCCTCAGTTGCGGCCTGACATGTCTTATGCTGatagactggcagcagaaagaatACATGCTGAACGCATGGCATCTCTTGCAAATGACCCACTTACAAGACTGCAGATGTTCAATGTGACGCCACATCATCACCAGCATTCACACATACATTCGCACTTACACCTACATCAGCAAGATCCATTGCACCAAGGTGAGTTGACTCAAGTCTGATCATTAACAGCCAAAAGAGTTGCTAGCCATTATGTCATCTtgtttgtgtatttatgtgtgctGAAATTTTGTAAATATGATACAGTGATGGTGAAAGAATATGATTTGAATGCTTCTGATATCACAACGTAAGTGCAATGATTTTGTGGTTACCTTATCAGTGAAAAATGCATGTAATTCACTAGTTTATAGATACTATGAATCTTAAATACAGGGAAGTAGAATTTCAGCTTCAGAGTTAAATCAGGCAAACCATGCCCGAATTTTGTGTAAAGTTGCTCAGATTTGGTTATGTGATTCAGGCACTCACTAAAATAATTTGCACATCACAAATGAAAAATCTGCCACAAGCCAGTGATGTTGTTCAGTGCAATAAAATGGCATGTTTTCCATCTAAGTGCGATATGGTAATCTCATAAACTTTCATGAATACAGTTGAAATTAGGGTTCTTACCAAAAATAAACACTTTACTCCAGTCCTCCATCTGAGATGATTGAAAATTACTTCAAAAAACTATAAAATTGTTTGGTACTTTCATTTGTTGGCTTTCCTACTTAAGTGTCCTTTGACACAAGATTTCTAAATGTTCCCACTAGCACATGTGCAAGTATGAAAATTAACAGAACTTGATCCTTTTGTAACCAGCACAATCATCAGAATCTTGCAATGTTGCCCTGGGCAGATCTTGATCCAAGTATGGAAGATTTCAAAAACTGTTAACTTATTCATGCATAAATGTGACCTTTTGCACTGATTTGACCAATTCTATCCAGATTGGGCTGATATACTGGCATAATGAAGCAAATGCTCGAGCCCAGTGTTGTAAAGTAAGGTTCTGATATACAACATATTTTGCATTATTGCCCTTATTTCATATTAAAAGCACAAAACACAAGCCGCACAAATGCAAGCGTTATAAATGAGGCTTTCTGTATCCATGAAGCAATATTGTCATTGTGATTTTGTAATATACAAATTGTTGGAGTAAGGTTGAAAAGCATTGCATTACCAATTGTATGTATTTGATTATTTGCACATTTTACAGAAGGGTGTGTAGCTAGATTTGAAGTAAAGTTATGTAAGTAGTTACAATTCAGCATTGCACGTGGTCGTGCAAGTTCAGAACTGATAGAGAAATTCCTTTACACCAATAAGTTTTACAGCCTGATGCTATTCATTTTACTCATTGTGTTCTTGACTAAAAGTGCACAGAAATGACACACTATGTGTCAAGTCTAATGGTTGTTATATTTACAGTTGGTAAGCTGTGTTAAAGAAGAGGAATCTGAATATTCTGAAATGATTGTAATTTGCAAATATATTTTTCATAAAATGAAAAGACATCAGGCATGGTATATTAGAACAGTAAATGTTCACATTCACATGTGCCATGAATAAGTTTCCTGATTTTCGAACATGCCCTCAGTGCTCAATGATGAGCTGTCTCATTTCAACACTCAGTATTTTGTTTCCTTGGCAACTCATGTTGGCTACCTTTCATCATTGGATTCTAGCACACAACTGTCattaatttggaaaaaaaaatcagctgtaaaattttgttttaaaaaaaaaagtttgtttTTAATAAAATTGGGATGATTATTAAACTAACTTAAGTGCAGAAGAAGGCACTTGCCTTTGTGTTGAGAATGCACATTCTCGACTCCCACTTACAGGAATTGCTTAGCTCAGGCCTCACAGTTGCCGAGCGTGGGAGGAAATCTCAAGAAGGCACATTCAATGCTTAGGTAAGTGTCTCAGTACACCATTAGAAAATCAGCTTGTTATTTCACAGTCCCATTAATCAGTGAAAATTGCTGAACTGCACAGGCTAACATGAAATGTGAACTTACATCTTGAATTTAGTGCAGAAATTTGAATCTTGCTGAATGAGCTACAAACATGGACAGGAGAGGTCATTTGGTTGCCAGAAAATCAAACCGTTGAAGGCCAATATAATGTGTCATCATTGGACCTTACTCCGTCTTTGAGAAACTGAATAAAAACATGAGGTGGATTTATCCCTTGTATGTTACTCTGAACCTTGAACCAGGCAGCTCACGTTCTTATCAACTCGAGTCTATTCTTTAATACCTGATTTCTCATTTTTCTTAATAGTCAGACAGGTGGTAATTATCTATACTTGCTAAATTCTAAATCATTGGTTTTGGTGTCATTCCACAGTCAACCTAGTCAGTTGTGTTTACCATAGATTTAAATAAACCTGAAATCTATTTTTCATAATACCAATAGATTCCTCAAATTTTCCTGTTATCCAAGTTTGTTTTCCTTAACTAAAAGATTGATGTGTAAATTTTCTTACACACCTTGTTGTTTGTCTCTTTCAGTAAGTAAATAGATCTACTTATTAGGCATAAGAAGTAGGGACACGAAAAGATCGAACAATTTGTGAAACTTTTGTGCCATTCAGATCACTCTTGTCTGACCTTTAGTTTCAATTTCACTTTACCGACCATTCCATTTCACGTAATTCCTCAAGATATCAAAGATTGGCCTACTTCAGGCTTAAATATTTAATGATCAAGCTTCCATACACTTCTAGGTAGAGACTGTTTGTGTTCACAAATCTGTAAGTGAAGAAATTTCACCTCCTCTCTAGTCCTAGATGATCAGCAGTGATCGTGTATCTGTGTCACTCAGCCTTGCATAAGCAGGTTACCCAATCATTATCACATTTATCTGTGTGGAAGTTTGTGTGCAAATGGACTACCATGTTTTTCATATTGTAGcattgactacacttcaaaaaattATTTATTCGGTTGTTAATTAGTTTGAGACTTCCAGTGGTTAGGAGAATTGCAATATTAaaacaagttttttttattttccaaTATCAAGAACCTGCACAATTGCAGTTGTTTTCATTTAAGTGGGCACTTCTGCTGTTTAAAACTCCACGTAGGATATTTACAAATATGTTTGTGTTAACCAACATAAACTTTAAACAATTTCCTTAATTTTAATTTTGATCTTTTTCTAATGATTTAGGAGCACAGAAATCTGAAAAGCTTTCCAAAAATTATGCAGTTCGACTTCTTGTAACTGATGTATGTTAGTTATAACAAAACAGGGCAATGAGGAAATAAAATTTATCAAATGATTACTTTCTGTTTAACAAGAAAACTTGGTGTGACTTACAAAAGACCATCAGAGGAAGCATTTTATTTCTCATTAAGATATATCTACCAATACTGGGAAACTTACCATTATAACAAACCCATTTTCTCGCGAAAACATGTCTGCAATCATAGAGTTTAATTTTCGCTTGGTGCATGTATTAGCTCTGAAAATAGAATACAACTGAATACATTTCAATTGCAGAGTGGCCTGGTACTGTTCATTGTGTTGTaattaacttggccaattcaaaATTCCCAGTGTCTAGGGACCCAGAAGACTGATAGAGATCTCTTTGAATCAGTTAATTAACTGTAAAGTAAATGCAAGTCGCCACCAAAACTGTTCCCTCCTCAAGTAAGACCAAGGGAATTACCCCCATTTGGATATTTTGGATTCTTATATGACAGCAGTTGCTAGAATTATATTGCTTAGTGTAATTAAGTATTCTACAATATTTTGTGGTCATGAAGAATGATAGATCAGTGAAAAGTTCTTAAGTATTTACTCCTAACAGATTAACTTCCCATGCCTACATTTATAGTAAGAAACCGCATAATGATTTGAGTTCACTTTGTTAATGTTATAGGAAGAGCTTGTTGTCCAGGTTATGCGCAGACATTCACATATTTAAAAAGCACTGTGCAACATGAAATACTATTAAAAAGTAGATTGTTTTGGAGAGTATAGATAATCTCTTTACATGCCAGTACAATTCCAGCTGCTTTGATAGTTTTTTCAGCTGACAACCTGCTGTGTGCAAGTACAGATGGGCAAAAGTATATCAGGTGTCGGACCGAGGAGATTTCCAGAACAGAGAATGCCAGTGTGATTTTGAAACCAGAAGATCTTGATAGGCTGCTGGACTATGTCACTTTGACCAATACGATGGTAGGATAGTGCCTTTGTCATTATCAGCAGCCATCTCCACTCCGTGTACTTTCGAAGCATCAGTTTTAGTTGAtgggaggcaatggccttgtggtattattgctagactattaatccagaaactcagctaatgttttgGGGAGCAAGGGTCAAATCCCGCCATAGAacttgaactcaatattaaggaACATCGGGAATTACtgtgaaatcattgccgatttttGGAAAGACTtgtctggctcactaatgtccttcagggaaggaaatctaccatcgtcccatgtgacttcagacccacagcaacgtgattgactctcaactgacttctgaaatgacctagcaagccactcaactCCGTTCAaaggcagctagggatgggcactAAATGCCCGGTAATGCCTCTGTCCCGCAAGTGAATGAAAAAGAATCTTTACGTGATCTTTCATGCCCATGGTTCATTGTTAAATCTTTTAACTATTTTCATTTATCCTACGTGGAATTCTTGTTCAAAAGGCTGATTTTGTGAAATAAGTAATTTTTCGGAAGAATGTGACTGAACCTGAAAGTGATCATGTAAATGACTTGGTGAAGGTGTCCCTCAAGTGAATGATTAAATTCAAAAGTGGCTCTTAGCTGACCTGAATATCTGGCCACCTCAGAACACTAGTGAAGCAGCACCGTTTCTGACTATATGATAATTATGAACCAAACATGTGACTGTAGATAAAGGTGAACTATCCCTTCTCATTCTTGTTGACTTGTCTGCTGCTTTTGAGATTGTTGAATGCGGCATCCTTATGCAGTGCGTTTCCTCTGTCATCTAGCTGGGTGGGAATGCACTTAGTCCATTCATGGGCTGTGGGTAttccatttattgcccatcccttttGCCCCTCAAAGATGATGGTGgcggtgagctgtcttcttgaacattgAAGTCTGTGAAGGATAGATAGGCTGACTGTGCTGCTAGGAAAAGAGATCCAGTCTTGCTGTCACATTTGACTTCTAGTGTTGAGTCACATGCACATACTGTCTGTGAGACCACCTAATCCCACCTCTAACATTGCCAGACTCTAcatttgattcatagaatcagagagacctacaacatggaaacagaccctttggtccaattcgtccaggccaatcagatatcctagaATAAttcagtctcatttgccagcatttggcccatatacctcgaAAACCTTCCTGTTCGTATATTCATCTAGATGATTCAATTTATCTGCTACTGAAACCCTGCCAACTATGTTAAAACCTCTAGATGTTTCTATTCAAATATATTACTAGCCAGCTCCCTATTGTTCTTCATAAACTTGGGTTCGTCCAAACTTTGTCCAATTTACATTGTCCTTTTAACCTGTCACTCCTATGCTTTCAGTTGTACATTACATCCCCAGTAAGCAAagctttgattttaaaattctcatccttgttttcaaatctcccCATCGTCTTACCCCTCTGTATCTGTGTCATCTGCACCAGCCTCTTGAGATATCTGTGCTTCTTGGATTTTGGCCTCTTGAACATCCAGATTTTAATTGCTCCACTATCGGTTGCTGAATGTTCAGCTGTCAAGCCCAAATTTCTGGAACTCTTCCCctaaacccctctctctgtgtttttgTTCCTTTTAAATCCATCTCTTTGAATGTGGGTTCAGTTATCTGCTTTAATGTCACCTAATGTGATTCTATGTCATGTTTTGTTTCATAATGCTCGTGTGAagcattctccctatgtctgcgcgggtttcctcccaaaatccaaagatgtgccggtcaggtgatttggccatgctaaattgcccatagtgttcagggatgtgtaggttaagtgcagaAGTCAacggtaaatatagggtaggggaatgggcctgggtgggttacccttcggagggtcagtgtggatttgttgggccgaagggcctgtttccacactgtagggattctattttaaAGTATCTTGAGCGGCTTTGCTATGTTAAAGACACTGCATATATCCTCCATGTTAGAACATGTAGACTAAGTCAGCAGCCGTCATCATTTTTGATTCCCAAATAAACGAAGAGGTTAGCAAATTGACCTCCTTCCCCTTGCAGTTATGTTGAACGTTTCTCACCGAGAGTTCAGCTGCAGTCCAAACTGACCTGGAAAATACTGATCTTATTCTTTTAGAATAAGTTCTCTATCCCAAAAATATATCATAGATATTACATCAATAGCTTTGGCTTAATAAAATAATTTGTATCCCTAGATAAATAAGGGAATATTGATTGTACTTATGCAGAATTAATTTGGGGATTTGTTAAAATTGAAACATTGAAAACCGATAGCATTTTTTTCATAATCCAGGTTTATAATACGAACATGCACATCCCGTGCAGTTCAACTAAAGTTATTGCACAATTGATTTGACTCTTTAAAGAAGAGTTTATACTGCCAGatgggaaagtatgaggttagAGGGCAAGAGCAGTAAGCACAGCCTGATTTGGAAATGAGTGACTGTGGTCCTTTCTAATCATGGTTGGACCAAAatctcaacaccccccccccccccccccccccaaaccaaaCGCACACATGTCTGTCTCTTGCTGACTCTCAtgcacactcgctctctcacactaaCTCACTCACTCTCAATACCTACGCACTTTTGCGTGCGGTGTACACATATGCACGCACCTCTAATAGCAGGAAGGAGTGCCTTCACACAGACTGCAGCCAACACTATCTCATAGAACAatcagtgatggacaacaaatccTGGCCTTCCTACCAATGCCCAATCCcaggaaggaaaaaaaaataggCTCCGTTGCAGCTCTGTCGTCTCTTGCACCAGGTATAATCATTGTCATAAAAGTGGGGGAAACCCAGAGTAGTAAAGGCCAGTGATTTCTCCACTAGGCCCTTGGCAGTGCTCCCATTCCTCCATAAGGAATCAATTAAATCATCTGCCTTCAGTGCCTGCTGCTCCAAGGTGCCCAATATTCCTAGAAAGGACAGCACACTCTGTGCATATTGCAACGGAATCAAAGTAAAGGTCTAAATTGCATCATCAGTCTCTAATGTTTGCATGTAAAAAAAAGAGCTTGACTTTGTATAACATCCTTCACAACACTCTGGTGTCTCAAAGCTCTTTTGAGCCAATACTGTACTTTCGAGTGTGGTCAATGTCATGGGAAAACTGCAACTAATTTGACACAGTCCCTGTCAAGGGAGGCCTCTAAGAGAACCCAGTTACCTTCCATCGGTGAGACTGTGCATTGCCCTGTACTCAGTTTTGCCAGCTCATGATTTTTCCAAATTCCCGATGAAAACTGCATTGCTTGTGCATGGCCATTGCTTATTTAAACATTGTATCATCTAAATCCATGGACAATTGCAGGAAAATTTAATTCTATGTTCTCAGTATTTAAGGTATTGTGATCATAACATCATAACTGTGGAATGGTTGCTTGTGGTATGTATCTGAACATAGTAGGCtcctttaaaaaagaaaagaaccATTCCAAGAAAAGCATTTAACTAACCTTTGAAGATTTTCAGGAAGTCTATGTGACCCATAAATCTGTTTCATTCTCATACTTTCTCTCCATTTGTTAAAAGATATACTTCAGCAATTCACTGAACTAATTCCTTATTTTCATTTctcatcccccccctccccccctccatcttccTGTAGCCCTAAATTGCTGAGCTGATAATTAATAGATAGGTTGGTGAAATGTTTAGCATTGTGTTCTCCAAAATAACATGGTTATGCTGATGCATATGCACAAGTCCCACGTTGCTCCTGAGATGGATTGTCAGGGTCTAATGTGGTGTGTGGAAAAACTAGCTTTCATTTTGTGCAATCTGGGACATGAGATCAGATTGCAAAAGGCTGACCATGAACAAATGGAATCTGCTCATTTAATATTGTTTTAAGTCAAACACCTAGCCATTTTGTCCTGTCAAATTTCAGGATACTTGGCCTCCTTCACTGACGATGACCTTAGGGTAAGCACTGTTTAGCAGGGAAGAAAGGTTGTGAAGCTTGGGACTCTGCACCAATCACAGCCGACAGCAGTTGGCTTTTTTACCACAGGACAGGAGTGTTTCTGCTCCCCTTGGCTTCACAGGAAGGCGTTTAGAATCTTGTTTATGAAGAG
The Chiloscyllium punctatum isolate Juve2018m chromosome 16, sChiPun1.3, whole genome shotgun sequence DNA segment above includes these coding regions:
- the rerea gene encoding arginine-glutamic acid dipeptide repeats protein isoform X7, with the protein product MDDLFSPRRRLNSTQGEIRVGPSHQAKLPELKPVPLSTGEMVTEHEELVWTPGVNDCDLLMYLRAARSMAAFAGMCDGGSTEDGCLAASRDDTTVNALNTLHESCYDAGKALQRLVKKPVPKLIEKCWSDDEMKRFIKGLRQYGKNFFRIRKELLPNKETGELVTFYYYWKKTPEAASSRAHRRHRRQAVFRRIKTRTATTPVNPSRPPSGEFLDLSSASEDDFDSEDSEQELKGYACRHCFTTTSKDWHHGGRDNILLCTECRIHFKKYAELPPIDKPVDPPPFMFKPVKEEEDGLSGKHSMRTRRSRGSMSSLRSGRKKQTASPDGRTSPINEDIRSSGRNSPSAASTSSNDSKTDSMKKSSKRSKDDVSSPSKSAKRQREKAASDTEESERLNAKKSKTQEISRPNSPSEGESSDSRSVNDEGSSDPKDIDQDNRSTSPSIPSPRDNESDSDSSAQQQVLQPPQPPVHQNPCASLPLAPLEPPQMPPPASSCAVSVSQQLSPVSQPRSQTPPHSLMQPAPQLHPQRLTSPHPPIQQQLQPQSQPLPQTQPQLHTQVQPLPHSLQAQSHIQHQLQGPPFSINPQPPQPQIQPPSAQGPTTTHSQQHTPTQVQAQPPPPPQVQPQSQPPREQPLPPAPVTMPHIKPPPTTPITPVSNPQSHKPPNHLAGPPPFPQMPSNLPPPPALKPLSSLSTHHTPSVHPPPLQLMPQTQQIQPPSAQPPVLTQAQSLPVTATHPQAVPHPVPSQLPYAHHSFIPSGAPAIASSSASTTSSVAPISTIQPTASIVTSMCSAGSITNTPPATVTSIQIKEEMQDEPDDPDSPPPSPNRSPSPEPTIVSAPSHASQSARFIKHLDRGYNSCARSDLYFVPLQGSKLAKKREEVIEKARREAEQKAREEKEKEKEKEKEREREREREREAERAAKASSSSHEGRMAESQLVGPAHLRPSFEPPPTTIAAVPPYIGPDTPALRTLSEYARPHVMSPTNRNHPFFVPLNASDPILAYHMPSLYSADPAMRERELREREIREREIREREFRERMKPGFEVKPPELDGLHPAANPMDPFARHGALTIQPAAGAHPFPPFHHGLNPLERERLALAGPQLRPDMSYADRLAAERIHAERMASLANDPLTRLQMFNVTPHHHQHSHIHSHLHLHQQDPLHQGSGGVHPLVDPLAAGPHLARFPYPPGAIPNPLLTQAPHEHEMLRHHPVFGGPYRDLPGAIPAPMSAAHQLQAMHAQSAELQRLAMEQQWLHGHHHMHGGPLPGQEDYYRQGGNPSCTCLCNP
- the rerea gene encoding arginine-glutamic acid dipeptide repeats protein isoform X9, whose protein sequence is MTADKEKDRDRDKERERRDKRENEHSRPRRSCTLEGGAKNYAESDHTEDEENDKDSATNEDAGKKSKIKKTPKKKSRYERAETGDITSFVTEDDVVYRPGDCVYIESRRPNTPYFICSIQEFKLSKRDHLLMNVKWYYRQSEVPDSVYQHLVQDRHNENDSGRELVITDPVIRSRELFISDYVDTYHAAALRGKCNIIHFSDIFAAREFKPRPDQFFYILGYNPETRRLNSTQGEIRVGPSHQAKLPELKPVPLSTGEMVTEHEELVWTPGVNDCDLLMYLRAARSMAAFAGMCDGGSTEDGCLAASRDDTTVNALNTLHESCYDAGKALQRLVKKPVPKLIEKCWSDDEMKRFIKGLRQYGKNFFRIRKELLPNKETGELVTFYYYWKKTPEAASSRAHRRHRRQAVFRRIKTRTATTPVNPSRPPSGEFLDLSSASEDDFDSEDSEQELKGYACRHCFTTTSKDWHHGGRDNILLCTECRIHFKKYAELPPIDKPVDPPPFMFKPVKEEEDGLSGKHSMRTRRSRGSMSSLRSGRKKQTASPDGRTSPINEDIRSSGRNSPSAASTSSNDSKTDSMKKSSKRSKDDVSSPSKSAKRQREKAASDTEESERLNAKKSKTQEISRPNSPSEGESSDSRSVNDEGSSDPKDIDQDNRSTSPSIPSPRDNESDSDSSAQQQVLQPPQPPVHQNPCASLPLAPLEPPQMPPPASSCAVSVSQQLSPVSQPRSQTPPHSLMQPAPQLHPQRLTSPHPPIQQQLQPQSQPLPQTQPQLHTQVQPLPHSLQAQSHIQHQLQGPPFSINPQPPQPQIQPPSAQGPTTTHSQQHTPTQVQAQPPPPPQVQPQSQPPREQPLPPAPVTMPHIKPPPTTPITPVSNPQSHKPPNHLAGPPPFPQMPSNLPPPPALKPLSSLSTHHTPSVHPPPLQLMPQTQQIQPPSAQPPVLTQAQSLPVTATHPQAVPHPVPSQLPYAHHSFIPSGAPAIASSSASTTSSVAPISTIQPTASIVTSMCSAGSITNTPPATVTSIQIKEEMQDEPDDPDSPPPSPNRSPSPEPTIVSAPSHASQSARFIKHLDRGYNSCARSDLYFVPLQGSKLAKKREEVIEKARREAEQKAREEKEKEKEKEKEREREREREREAERAAKASSSSHEGRMAESQLVGPAHLRPSFEPPPTTIAAVPPYIGPDTPALRTLSEYARPHVMSPTNRNHPFFVPLNASDPILAYHMPSLYSADPAMRERELREREIREREIREREFRERMKPGFEVKPPELDGLHPAANPMDPFARHGALTIQPAAGAHPFPPFHHGLNPLERERLALAGPQLRPDMSYADRLAAERIHAERMASLANDPLTRLQMFNVTPHHHQHSHIHSHLHLHQQDPLHQGSGGVHPLVDPLAAGPHLARFPYPPGAIPNPLLTQAPHEHEMLRHHPVFGGPYRDLPGAIPAPMSAAHQLQAMHAQSAELQRLAMEQQWLHGHHHMHGGPLPGQEDYYSRLKKESDKPL